ATCAAATTATAGGAGGCCATACCATGGCAGAAAAAAACAATGCAGAAAAGGCTACCGCCGTCCAGGCGAGCGTAGAAACCAGCGGCGCAGAAAGCAAGGGCGCCGAATCCAAAAATGCCCAGTCGAAGGACAAGGCGCTCTCGTCTTTCGATTGCCTCGCCGTGACGCAGGTGCAGGTGTTCCCGTTCAAGGAAGGCCCGAGCCTCGGTCACATGAAGGGACTGGCGCAGATTGTCCTTAACGACCAGATGGTCATTCGTGGCCTTCGCGTGATGGACGGCGTGAACGGGCTTTTTGTCAGCTACCCGCTCGATCCTTTCTACAAGGGCGAAGACTTCAAGTCCATCTGCAATCCGATTACGCGCCAGTTGCGCGAACATATTGAAAATTGCGTGCTTGAAAAGTACCAGGCCGCTGTAGCATAGGGGTGTCCTTTGTTCTATAGAATCCGCTCGTATTGCCTGTTTGGAATCAAGGCCGTTCCCGTAAGCGTTGAAGTCGACGCTTCGCAGGGGCTGCCCG
This region of Fibrobacter sp. genomic DNA includes:
- a CDS encoding SpoVG family protein; translated protein: MAEKNNAEKATAVQASVETSGAESKGAESKNAQSKDKALSSFDCLAVTQVQVFPFKEGPSLGHMKGLAQIVLNDQMVIRGLRVMDGVNGLFVSYPLDPFYKGEDFKSICNPITRQLREHIENCVLEKYQAAVA